From the Pseudorca crassidens isolate mPseCra1 chromosome 18, mPseCra1.hap1, whole genome shotgun sequence genome, one window contains:
- the LOC137211317 gene encoding phosphatidylinositol N-acetylglucosaminyltransferase subunit Y-like produces MFLPLSTLTALIPLVSLAGLLYSASVVCSYSLLLLITIPVYVFFHLWTWMGIKLFRHN; encoded by the coding sequence ATGTTTCTGCCTCTTTCTACATTGACTGCCCTTATTCCATTGGTCTCTTTAGCAGGACTGTTATACTCGGCCTCTGTGGTGTGCTCTTACAGTCTGCTCTTGTTGATTACCATACCCGTTTATGTGTTCTTCCACCTATGGACTTGGATGGGTATTAAACTCTTCAGGCATAATTAA